From the Vibrio alginolyticus NBRC 15630 = ATCC 17749 genome, one window contains:
- a CDS encoding methyl-accepting chemotaxis protein — MNHYLRFFIALVILCASHHTYALEARISHMQMRGCGSQGDWVDPYKVNTCFLDTGYFDSCTFEKTSYANARDPYQTVCDNGLGLSYSEVRCPENSEFDPSTLRCKSVCEYGKNPDGTCMDVCQFKKSIDEIKSLQWLAYVYGEQVTGSCYGDYGATRCELERTPSDSTLCTGVDSGQWTQNTICHGNFQFTGNQCEGGTLFWGKDGPDTPIIPDDPIHDPDDPTGDIEDPSVLPDGSTNTVNPPDTDSEPDVEEPDTDESTDTAVLKAITGMNKDVNKALNDMNIDINQASADVQNQIIALNASMVTNTQAIQKQQINDNKIYENTKALIQQANADITTAMNKNTNAVNGVGDDVEKIAGAMDGIADEVSGISDTLDGIANTDTSGAGTGGTCIESQSCTGFYESGYPDGLGGLVSGQLDDLKHNTIDNFVNSFGDLDLSSAKRPSFVLPVPFFGDFSFEEQISFDWVFGFIRAVLIMTSVFAARRIIFGG; from the coding sequence ATGAATCACTATCTCCGTTTTTTTATTGCCCTTGTTATTCTATGCGCTAGTCATCATACGTATGCTTTAGAAGCACGTATTAGTCATATGCAAATGAGGGGGTGTGGCTCTCAAGGTGATTGGGTTGACCCTTACAAGGTGAATACTTGTTTTTTGGATACTGGGTATTTCGACTCATGCACATTTGAGAAGACATCATATGCTAATGCTCGCGATCCCTATCAAACAGTTTGTGATAATGGGCTCGGTCTTTCTTATTCTGAGGTTCGTTGTCCAGAAAATAGCGAATTTGACCCTTCAACCTTACGTTGTAAATCGGTTTGTGAATATGGCAAGAACCCTGACGGCACTTGTATGGACGTGTGTCAGTTTAAAAAGTCCATTGATGAAATCAAATCGCTTCAGTGGTTGGCTTATGTCTATGGCGAACAAGTGACAGGGTCATGTTACGGCGATTATGGCGCAACCCGTTGTGAATTGGAGCGTACTCCTAGTGATAGTACGCTGTGTACGGGTGTTGATTCCGGCCAATGGACACAAAACACCATCTGTCATGGTAACTTTCAATTCACAGGCAACCAGTGTGAAGGCGGTACACTCTTCTGGGGTAAAGATGGCCCTGACACCCCTATTATTCCTGATGACCCCATTCATGACCCTGACGACCCAACAGGCGACATCGAAGACCCTAGCGTATTACCTGATGGCTCAACCAATACGGTGAATCCACCGGATACCGACAGTGAGCCAGACGTGGAAGAGCCAGACACCGATGAATCGACAGACACGGCAGTTCTGAAAGCCATTACTGGAATGAATAAGGACGTCAACAAAGCACTAAACGACATGAACATCGACATCAATCAAGCCAGTGCTGACGTTCAAAACCAAATCATTGCGCTGAATGCGTCGATGGTCACCAACACGCAAGCCATTCAAAAGCAGCAAATCAACGACAACAAGATTTACGAAAACACTAAGGCCCTTATCCAACAAGCGAATGCTGACATCACCACGGCCATGAACAAGAACACCAATGCCGTTAATGGTGTGGGTGACGATGTAGAGAAAATTGCAGGGGCAATGGATGGTATCGCGGATGAAGTTTCCGGTATTTCTGACACCTTAGACGGTATCGCAAACACAGATACGTCTGGTGCAGGTACGGGTGGTACGTGTATCGAGTCCCAAAGTTGTACCGGATTTTATGAGTCGGGCTATCCCGATGGCTTAGGTGGTTTGGTGTCCGGTCAGTTAGATGATCTTAAACACAACACCATCGACAACTTTGTGAACTCGTTTGGTGACCTCGACTTATCCAGTGCCAAGCGCCCTTCTTTCGTGCTCCCTGTGCCGTTCTTCGGTGACTTCAGTTTTGAGGAGCAAATCAGCTTTGATTGGGTGTTCGGTTTTATTCGTGCGGTGCTCATCATGACGTCAGTGTTTGCGGCGCGTCGTATTATTTTTGGAGGTTAA
- a CDS encoding ATP-binding protein — translation MKDKYLDIYQQEALQEALVELKQARQRERLLADENKAILSAISAMSEAKNRHEIFTGLNNVLKKYINFDDFIVLTRDGERYPFKTLISTNSVFDNVSWLHGNTYQRALNGECILLFEPDKLAEFVNLNSFIKSHVNSVVLTGIRSEVTQTVILLIGAQKGHFSIENKETLRRFRPLIERAVIDIETKEKLQRIVEVRTTQLAKAREEAELANRSKSEFLAMMSHEIRTPLNSVLGMLDILKQSTLSEEQIDALSQMECSAELLLAIISDILDLSKIESGRFQLNEQWINLRDTVTFVISQQKQIAKKKNLKFKLNCTVTNDKQFWIDSTRLSQILFNLIGNAIKFTDEGEVKVSVSEQDAELVISISDTGIGISKAKQEHLFTAFHQGDRSITRRFGGTGLGLAITKHLVEMMRGKIAVKSDEHVGSTFTISIPVLTRCNQNRPVRIETNQPTKAMELLVVEDTESNQFVIKLILNKLGHNVHIASHGAEALTFLEENEDLIDLILMDVSMPVMDGITATRLIRDKGLRTPIIALTAHALESDRDKCLDAGMDGFISKPVRRQDIFEAIQSFQ, via the coding sequence ATGAAAGATAAATACTTAGACATATATCAACAGGAAGCGCTTCAAGAAGCGTTAGTTGAGCTAAAGCAGGCTAGACAAAGAGAACGACTACTCGCTGATGAAAACAAGGCCATTCTTTCCGCGATATCTGCGATGAGTGAGGCAAAGAATCGGCATGAGATATTTACGGGATTAAACAATGTCCTCAAAAAGTACATCAACTTCGATGATTTTATTGTACTGACTCGTGATGGTGAACGATATCCCTTCAAGACATTGATATCAACTAATAGCGTATTTGATAATGTATCCTGGTTACACGGTAACACCTATCAAAGAGCTCTCAATGGTGAATGCATTCTACTGTTCGAGCCAGATAAACTCGCTGAGTTTGTTAACTTAAACAGCTTTATAAAAAGCCATGTAAACTCGGTCGTTTTAACTGGTATACGTTCAGAAGTAACGCAAACCGTAATCCTACTTATTGGAGCTCAGAAAGGGCACTTTAGCATAGAGAATAAGGAAACCTTGAGGCGGTTTCGTCCCTTAATTGAAAGGGCGGTCATTGATATCGAAACCAAAGAGAAGTTACAACGTATCGTTGAAGTAAGAACAACTCAGCTCGCTAAAGCAAGAGAAGAAGCAGAGCTTGCGAACCGGTCTAAGTCGGAGTTCTTAGCGATGATGAGTCATGAAATAAGAACCCCTTTAAATTCCGTTCTTGGAATGCTAGATATACTGAAGCAATCAACCTTGTCAGAAGAACAAATTGATGCTTTGAGCCAAATGGAGTGCTCTGCAGAGTTACTTCTCGCGATAATCAGTGACATTCTTGATCTTTCTAAAATCGAGTCAGGTCGCTTTCAGCTCAATGAACAATGGATTAACTTAAGAGACACTGTCACTTTTGTTATTTCTCAGCAAAAACAAATCGCTAAGAAGAAAAATCTTAAATTCAAGCTCAACTGTACTGTCACTAATGACAAACAATTTTGGATTGACTCCACGCGGTTATCTCAAATTCTGTTTAATCTAATAGGGAATGCAATAAAGTTTACAGACGAAGGTGAAGTAAAAGTTTCTGTATCTGAGCAAGATGCTGAACTTGTGATCTCAATATCTGACACTGGAATTGGTATATCTAAAGCAAAGCAAGAGCACTTGTTTACGGCATTTCATCAAGGAGACCGTTCCATCACGAGACGCTTCGGTGGTACAGGACTGGGGCTCGCAATAACCAAGCATTTAGTTGAAATGATGCGTGGCAAGATTGCCGTTAAAAGTGATGAGCATGTTGGTTCAACCTTTACGATTTCGATTCCAGTTTTGACTCGTTGTAATCAAAATCGTCCAGTTAGAATCGAAACCAATCAACCGACAAAAGCAATGGAACTTCTCGTCGTAGAAGATACCGAGTCGAATCAGTTCGTAATAAAGCTTATCTTAAATAAGCTTGGCCATAATGTTCATATCGCAAGCCATGGAGCAGAGGCATTAACATTTTTAGAAGAGAATGAGGATTTAATCGATTTGATTCTCATGGATGTCTCGATGCCAGTGATGGATGGAATTACCGCAACAAGACTTATTCGAGATAAAGGTCTCAGGACCCCAATTATAGCGTTAACTGCACATGCGCTAGAAAGCGATAGAGATAAATGCCTGGATGCCGGTATGGACGGATTCATTTCTAAGCCAGTTAGAAGACAAGATATCTTTGAAGCTATACAGTCATTTCAATAA
- a CDS encoding 3'-5' exonuclease, with protein sequence MKKLSTQNAIILDTETTGLGSQAEIVEFTAICAHTGKVIVNELVKPTCSIPADATAIHGITDEDVKDAPDFHLVFSNHFLPLLNGRPIIIYNSDFDTRLIIQSLDKHCNAAYVQSVHDLFFKFCVPQCAMLWYAEFFGVWNEHHEDYKWQALSNACAQQNVDVSDLTAHRALADCEMTRRLIHTVNSQIENQNNQNCDSVTKPSSEA encoded by the coding sequence ATGAAAAAACTCTCTACTCAGAACGCGATCATTCTTGATACGGAAACTACTGGTTTAGGTTCTCAAGCAGAAATTGTCGAGTTCACTGCTATCTGCGCTCACACTGGCAAAGTTATCGTGAACGAACTTGTTAAACCTACATGTTCGATTCCTGCTGACGCAACGGCTATTCATGGCATCACCGATGAAGACGTTAAGGATGCGCCCGACTTTCATTTAGTCTTCTCAAACCATTTTCTTCCGCTTCTTAACGGTCGTCCAATCATCATCTACAACTCAGATTTTGATACGCGCTTAATTATCCAATCTTTGGATAAGCACTGTAACGCTGCTTACGTCCAATCCGTTCACGATTTGTTTTTCAAGTTCTGTGTTCCTCAATGCGCAATGCTTTGGTATGCAGAGTTCTTTGGTGTTTGGAATGAACACCATGAAGATTACAAGTGGCAAGCACTTTCCAACGCTTGCGCTCAACAGAATGTTGATGTGTCTGACTTAACGGCGCACCGTGCACTGGCTGATTGTGAAATGACTCGTCGATTGATTCACACCGTTAACTCACAGATTGAAAACCAAAACAATCAAAACTGTGACAGCGTCACTAAGCCTAGTTCAGAGGCTTAA
- a CDS encoding phage protein — MKYHEMTKNYIFREFECGLSVEQAAELCLKTVRTVKEWDKGKTIPPECKRLMRMTKGRELSPSEQWEHFKMHYDRLELPTGQLVTAQQVLTGIALLEIGALTDLEAAGKVLKYARALKKIM, encoded by the coding sequence ATGAAGTATCACGAAATGACTAAAAACTATATTTTTCGTGAATTTGAATGTGGTTTATCCGTCGAACAAGCTGCTGAACTTTGTTTGAAAACTGTGAGAACGGTCAAAGAATGGGATAAGGGGAAAACCATTCCTCCTGAGTGTAAACGACTCATGAGAATGACAAAAGGAAGGGAATTGAGCCCATCAGAACAATGGGAGCACTTTAAAATGCACTACGACAGACTAGAGCTTCCAACAGGACAGCTGGTAACGGCTCAGCAAGTTTTGACTGGAATTGCGTTGTTAGAGATTGGAGCATTGACTGATTTAGAAGCTGCGGGAAAAGTACTAAAGTACGCTAGAGCATTGAAAAAAATCATGTAA
- a CDS encoding replication initiation factor domain-containing protein, giving the protein MTTATNILKKFDEQSVHIDYLCFTFAVKDLRHCHDAVRRLHKHEEYKGFAKSGLLQRHCRAPKFPAPPVFNPTVAKTSEDIEAYNKAFDICYRNYLEDCLRIFTNQVLGLSLSAPRGLGFQFYTESMKLTSPDGEDFCGFVGIGGNNDTVHFQINGTGCKHVFARRPTWSLHDWLTNVLGVQTLARVDLAYDDYDGIFDCEYAYKAWRDDCFRTAERGRGPVLHEDMTIASIGKDGKPIYTKEQYSIGSRTSRIYWRIYNKALEQKLANTGLVWYRSEVELKKWNVDVLLNPAGAYAALNDFAASISTAKKFNTKPVPTKRAALDLLASAHWMRRQYGKILNSLIEFHEGDIETVVGSLVRDGTKFTFPDTYGKLVTHILET; this is encoded by the coding sequence ATGACTACTGCAACTAACATCCTCAAAAAGTTCGATGAGCAAAGCGTTCATATTGATTACCTGTGTTTTACGTTTGCCGTGAAAGACTTACGTCATTGTCATGATGCGGTTCGTCGATTGCACAAGCATGAGGAATACAAAGGCTTTGCCAAATCAGGACTGTTACAGCGTCACTGTCGTGCGCCTAAGTTCCCTGCTCCACCTGTATTTAATCCGACCGTCGCTAAGACGTCTGAAGACATTGAAGCGTACAACAAAGCATTTGATATCTGTTACCGCAACTACTTGGAAGACTGCTTGCGCATCTTCACCAATCAAGTGCTTGGTTTGTCGCTGTCTGCGCCTCGCGGTTTGGGTTTCCAGTTCTACACCGAATCCATGAAACTGACTTCGCCAGATGGTGAGGACTTCTGCGGCTTCGTTGGTATCGGCGGTAACAATGACACGGTGCATTTCCAAATCAACGGAACGGGATGCAAGCATGTATTTGCCCGTCGTCCTACGTGGTCGCTACATGACTGGCTGACCAATGTACTTGGTGTGCAAACTCTGGCGCGTGTTGACTTGGCTTATGACGATTACGACGGGATTTTCGATTGCGAATACGCTTACAAGGCGTGGCGCGACGACTGTTTCAGAACGGCTGAACGTGGCCGTGGTCCTGTGCTTCATGAAGATATGACCATTGCCAGTATCGGCAAAGACGGCAAACCGATTTACACCAAAGAGCAATACTCGATTGGTTCGCGTACCTCGCGCATTTACTGGCGTATCTACAACAAGGCACTTGAGCAGAAACTCGCAAACACGGGTCTTGTTTGGTATCGCTCTGAAGTCGAGCTTAAAAAATGGAATGTTGATGTGTTGCTGAATCCGGCTGGCGCGTATGCCGCGCTCAATGATTTCGCTGCGTCTATTTCTACCGCTAAGAAATTCAATACCAAACCTGTCCCGACGAAGCGCGCGGCGTTAGACCTGTTGGCCTCTGCGCATTGGATGCGTCGCCAGTACGGGAAAATCCTTAATTCACTTATCGAGTTCCATGAGGGCGACATTGAAACCGTGGTCGGTTCCCTTGTCCGTGATGGAACGAAATTCACCTTCCCCGATACCTACGGCAAGTTGGTGACTCACATATTGGAGACTTAA
- a CDS encoding FIST signal transduction protein, with translation MHCQSVFTHIKDEDSAIKTLRSELTQQNLSYVMCYYTEEYNFELIREAFLAHFPGVPFHGASSCQAVMTDQGFHTGPVIAALAVYDTGPHAYGTGISNHNSGDSVTKALDMALENANRVGEVPNLILLHATPGQEESIIASIDERFGTLIPIIGGSAADNNIAGKWSVITAQGSQTSGLSLTLFYSSQPVDIAFSAGHTPTNIKGVATKTNDRCLLEIDNEPALNVYRRWTNHQDNQVGKDNMLFTNSSAYPLGRIAGHLYDRPYYKLSHPIRETPDGGIELFTRIEEGDELTLMKGSREHLVARAAKVVNAAFNQKLEESRKIGVINIFCAGPMLHLMQDMNSVCEQINQELEHLPFICPFTFGEQGRFIGGENGHGNLMISSAIFHKPYER, from the coding sequence ATGCATTGCCAATCAGTTTTTACTCATATTAAAGATGAAGACTCAGCGATAAAAACGCTCAGGTCCGAATTGACACAACAGAACTTGTCTTACGTGATGTGTTACTACACGGAAGAATACAATTTCGAGTTGATTCGAGAAGCGTTTCTTGCGCATTTTCCTGGTGTGCCTTTTCATGGCGCCAGTTCATGTCAAGCCGTAATGACAGATCAGGGCTTTCATACAGGACCAGTAATTGCGGCACTTGCTGTTTATGATACAGGTCCTCATGCTTATGGTACTGGTATTTCTAATCACAACTCAGGTGACAGCGTCACCAAGGCTTTGGATATGGCCCTTGAGAACGCAAACCGTGTAGGAGAGGTACCAAACTTAATTCTACTTCATGCTACACCAGGGCAAGAGGAATCAATCATTGCGTCTATAGATGAAAGATTTGGAACTCTAATTCCAATTATTGGTGGTTCGGCCGCTGATAATAACATCGCTGGGAAATGGTCTGTGATAACCGCCCAAGGCTCTCAAACTTCAGGTTTAAGCTTAACTCTCTTTTACTCCTCTCAACCTGTTGATATCGCTTTCAGCGCTGGGCATACACCAACTAATATCAAAGGTGTTGCAACCAAGACCAACGATAGATGCTTACTTGAAATTGATAATGAACCTGCGCTCAATGTTTATAGAAGGTGGACAAATCACCAGGATAACCAAGTAGGTAAAGATAATATGCTGTTTACAAACTCGAGTGCTTATCCATTAGGGCGGATCGCAGGTCATCTCTATGATCGCCCATATTACAAGTTATCCCATCCGATCCGTGAGACGCCAGATGGTGGAATCGAGTTGTTTACACGAATAGAAGAGGGTGACGAGCTCACATTAATGAAAGGAAGTCGTGAGCATCTCGTTGCGCGCGCTGCAAAAGTCGTCAATGCCGCTTTTAACCAAAAATTAGAAGAGTCTCGAAAAATTGGAGTGATAAATATCTTTTGCGCAGGTCCCATGTTGCACTTAATGCAAGACATGAATAGCGTTTGTGAACAAATTAACCAAGAACTAGAACATTTGCCTTTTATTTGCCCTTTTACTTTCGGCGAGCAAGGTAGATTTATTGGTGGTGAGAATGGACATGGAAACCTGATGATTTCATCGGCTATATTCCATAAACCTTATGAAAGATAA
- the ccoN gene encoding cytochrome-c oxidase, cbb3-type subunit I → MSQVKQLEQNYNYTVVRQFTLVTILWGIVGMAVGVLIAAQLVWPQLNFDTPWLTYSRLRPLHTNAVIFAFGTSALFATSYYVVQRTCQTRLFGGPLVAFTFWGWQAIILAAAITLPLGLTSGKEYAELEWPIDIAIALVWVSYAVVFFGTLVKRNTSHIYVANWFFGAFIITVAVLHIVNSMAIPVSLGKSYSIYSGAVDAMVQWWYGHNAVGFLLTAGFLGMMYYFVPKQAERPVYSYRLSIVHFWALISLYIWAGPHHLHYTALPDWTQSLGMVMSLVLFAPSWGGMINGIMTLSGAWHKLRYDPILRFLIVSLSFYGMSTFEGPMMSIKTVNALSHYTDWTIGHVHSGALGWVAMVSIGSVYHLVPRLFGQERMYSVGLVNVHFWLATIGTVLYIVAMWISGVMQGLMWRAVNSDGTLTYSFVESVEASYPFYFVRFLGGFIFLSGMFLMAYNTYKTVSAPKESLKAIPHPA, encoded by the coding sequence ATGAGCCAAGTAAAGCAGCTTGAACAAAACTACAACTATACAGTCGTTCGCCAATTTACCCTTGTGACCATTTTATGGGGCATAGTTGGTATGGCTGTTGGTGTTTTGATTGCCGCTCAATTAGTTTGGCCACAGCTAAACTTTGATACGCCGTGGTTGACGTACAGTCGCTTACGTCCACTGCATACTAATGCGGTAATTTTTGCGTTTGGTACCAGTGCTCTGTTCGCAACGTCTTATTATGTTGTACAGCGCACATGTCAAACACGTCTTTTTGGTGGCCCACTCGTTGCCTTCACCTTTTGGGGTTGGCAAGCAATCATCCTGGCAGCAGCCATTACTTTGCCTCTCGGTTTAACATCGGGTAAAGAGTATGCTGAGCTAGAATGGCCTATTGATATCGCAATTGCGCTAGTATGGGTATCATATGCGGTGGTGTTCTTCGGCACACTAGTGAAGCGAAACACGTCACATATTTATGTGGCAAACTGGTTCTTCGGTGCCTTTATTATCACAGTAGCAGTACTTCACATCGTGAACAGCATGGCTATTCCTGTGTCACTTGGTAAATCTTACTCGATTTACTCGGGCGCAGTGGATGCGATGGTTCAGTGGTGGTATGGACACAATGCGGTAGGTTTCCTACTGACCGCTGGTTTCCTAGGTATGATGTACTACTTCGTTCCTAAACAAGCAGAACGTCCTGTTTATTCTTACCGTCTATCTATCGTTCACTTCTGGGCACTTATTTCTCTATATATTTGGGCAGGCCCTCACCACCTTCATTATACAGCGCTACCAGACTGGACTCAGTCTCTAGGTATGGTTATGTCGCTGGTTCTATTTGCTCCTTCTTGGGGTGGTATGATCAACGGTATTATGACGTTATCTGGTGCATGGCATAAGCTTCGTTATGACCCTATCCTACGTTTCCTAATCGTTTCACTGTCGTTCTACGGTATGTCTACCTTTGAAGGCCCGATGATGTCGATTAAGACGGTTAACGCACTTTCTCACTACACAGACTGGACCATTGGTCACGTTCACTCTGGTGCGTTAGGTTGGGTTGCGATGGTTTCTATCGGCTCTGTATATCACTTGGTACCTCGCCTATTTGGCCAAGAGCGTATGTACTCTGTTGGTCTAGTTAATGTGCATTTCTGGCTAGCAACAATCGGTACCGTTCTTTACATCGTTGCGATGTGGATCTCTGGTGTAATGCAAGGTCTTATGTGGCGCGCGGTTAACTCTGACGGTACGCTAACTTACAGTTTTGTTGAATCTGTAGAAGCGTCTTATCCGTTCTACTTTGTACGTTTCCTAGGCGGATTTATCTTCCTATCTGGTATGTTCCTAATGGCATACAACACGTACAAAACGGTAAGTGCACCTAAAGAAAGCCTAAAAGCTATCCCACATCCGGCATAA
- a CDS encoding major coat protein (These proteins are located in the structural module of several filamentous phages.) produces MKRLNALKKFGKQAAATVTVAVLSVPAMAAEGGAADPFSAIDLSGVATKIGAAGLVIVGITMAYKSITLAKRAVNKA; encoded by the coding sequence ATGAAACGTCTAAACGCGCTTAAAAAGTTCGGTAAACAAGCGGCGGCAACCGTCACTGTTGCGGTGCTTTCTGTCCCTGCTATGGCGGCGGAAGGTGGTGCAGCTGACCCGTTCTCCGCTATCGACTTATCTGGTGTGGCAACCAAAATCGGCGCGGCTGGTCTGGTGATTGTCGGCATTACTATGGCTTACAAATCCATCACCCTTGCTAAGCGTGCTGTGAACAAGGCTTAA
- a CDS encoding DUF2523 family protein — protein sequence MDWLVDLFNKLLVFLYQLLISLVNMLKDLFFWAVEQIMAMVNLLLSGVFSLFAPVDMSQYMTSIPPTVAWVMAAVGVPQCLSIILAAITVRLMLQLIPFTRLGS from the coding sequence ATGGATTGGTTAGTCGATTTATTTAACAAGCTGTTGGTGTTCCTCTATCAGCTTTTAATCTCGCTGGTCAACATGCTCAAAGACCTGTTCTTTTGGGCGGTTGAGCAAATCATGGCAATGGTGAACCTGTTGCTCTCTGGTGTGTTCTCCCTATTCGCTCCGGTCGATATGAGCCAGTACATGACCAGTATTCCGCCTACTGTGGCTTGGGTTATGGCGGCGGTCGGTGTGCCTCAATGTCTGTCCATCATTCTGGCCGCTATTACGGTGCGTTTGATGCTGCAATTGATTCCGTTTACGAGGTTAGGCTCATGA
- a CDS encoding DUF3693 domain-containing protein encodes MYQNKLLDAYKKAQSYVQDKQIAADMNVPPQRISDFRKGKRYMTDTQAIFLAEQSGLDPEIALLGCHADRNDNPQIKAVWEGIAKKFNGLGLSGISMACTGLALVISSPQEPLYQCALYVLC; translated from the coding sequence ATGTATCAGAACAAACTATTAGATGCCTACAAAAAGGCTCAAAGTTACGTACAAGACAAACAAATTGCAGCGGATATGAATGTGCCGCCGCAAAGAATCAGTGATTTCCGCAAAGGAAAGCGTTATATGACTGATACACAAGCAATTTTTCTTGCAGAGCAATCAGGTTTAGACCCTGAGATTGCATTGCTGGGTTGTCACGCTGATCGCAATGATAATCCGCAGATAAAAGCAGTATGGGAAGGAATTGCAAAAAAGTTTAATGGGCTTGGATTGTCAGGAATCTCAATGGCTTGCACTGGATTAGCCTTAGTGATTTCAAGTCCACAGGAACCACTATATCAGTGCGCATTATATGTGTTATGTTAA
- a CDS encoding DUF1293 family protein gives MAKSVFVLGMDITWNSARGDSAQLNVSRPLREINSEKFKRRTIGESGDVNPQWDQPLMIDHQYALLLERTGALVPRREYQLRLEINPDDPLAGAIVTELIPVDDDIKKHFEASLKAK, from the coding sequence ATGGCTAAATCCGTTTTTGTACTTGGCATGGATATCACTTGGAATTCAGCACGTGGTGACAGTGCTCAACTGAACGTGTCGCGTCCTCTACGTGAAATCAACTCAGAGAAATTCAAACGCCGCACTATCGGTGAATCCGGTGATGTGAATCCACAGTGGGACCAACCGTTGATGATTGATCATCAATACGCCCTATTACTTGAGCGTACTGGTGCTCTCGTTCCTCGCCGTGAATACCAATTGCGTTTGGAGATTAACCCAGACGATCCATTGGCAGGTGCCATTGTGACAGAACTCATCCCTGTGGATGACGACATCAAGAAACATTTTGAAGCCTCGCTAAAGGCTAAATAA
- a CDS encoding zonular occludens toxin domain-containing protein has translation MIYAIAGRPGGGKTYEAVAYHIIPAIKDGRKVITNITLNIDWFVKVFGEDVRELIKIVDGRLTDFGSTSRPFSQIEDYSDEWRNEKGQGPLYVVDEAHMSLPSRGLAAPILEWYSIHRHYGVDIILLTQNIRKVHRDIKDMIEVTYRCTKNTAMGSTSSYTKKVQDGCAGEVVNTSTRFYKSEYFPFYKSHSQSNKQVQEAEAKDIRPFWKRWPVVGTVVLLSLGLVFNIWAWWPEPEQPPDPVKPPQPVQTQLPDGTPTVDTAETKAKKKKKASGFGPLEDYDFYITGYAKQIAYAKRLKYAAELDRDLTFYKIYIDVYDGRDKLFSFDHLDLVKIGYQFEVLSDCVYRVTWEETERIFTCGQREKPSDILQQNMPVHI, from the coding sequence ATGATATACGCCATAGCAGGAAGACCAGGAGGCGGTAAAACCTATGAGGCTGTTGCCTACCATATTATTCCGGCCATTAAGGATGGCCGTAAAGTCATCACCAATATCACCTTAAACATTGATTGGTTCGTTAAGGTGTTTGGTGAAGACGTTCGAGAACTCATCAAAATCGTGGATGGCCGTTTAACGGATTTTGGTTCAACCTCACGTCCTTTCAGTCAGATTGAAGACTACTCCGACGAATGGCGCAATGAAAAAGGACAAGGGCCACTTTATGTGGTCGATGAGGCGCACATGAGCTTGCCAAGTCGAGGCTTGGCCGCGCCCATTCTAGAATGGTACTCAATACACCGTCACTACGGTGTCGATATCATCTTGCTCACGCAGAACATCCGCAAAGTGCATCGAGACATTAAGGACATGATTGAAGTGACCTACCGATGCACAAAGAACACGGCTATGGGCTCAACCAGTTCTTACACCAAGAAAGTGCAAGATGGTTGTGCCGGTGAAGTGGTGAACACCTCTACCCGATTTTATAAGTCGGAATACTTCCCGTTCTATAAGAGTCATTCGCAATCCAACAAGCAAGTGCAGGAAGCCGAAGCAAAAGACATTCGCCCGTTCTGGAAGCGTTGGCCTGTCGTCGGAACGGTGGTGCTGTTATCGCTTGGGTTAGTTTTCAATATCTGGGCTTGGTGGCCGGAGCCAGAGCAACCGCCCGACCCCGTTAAACCACCACAACCAGTACAAACGCAGCTGCCTGATGGAACGCCAACGGTAGATACGGCAGAAACCAAAGCTAAGAAGAAAAAGAAAGCATCAGGGTTTGGGCCTTTGGAAGATTACGACTTCTACATCACCGGATACGCAAAGCAAATCGCCTACGCCAAACGGCTGAAATATGCTGCCGAACTAGACCGTGACCTGACGTTCTACAAGATATACATCGATGTGTACGATGGCCGCGACAAGCTATTCAGTTTCGATCATCTGGACTTGGTAAAGATTGGGTATCAGTTCGAAGTGTTGAGCGACTGCGTATATCGAGTGACTTGGGAAGAAACAGAAAGGATCTTCACGTGCGGCCAAAGAGAAAAGCCATCAGACATATTGCAGCAAAACATGCCTGTCCATATCTAG